One window of the Salmo trutta chromosome 35, fSalTru1.1, whole genome shotgun sequence genome contains the following:
- the LOC115174940 gene encoding mitotic checkpoint serine/threonine-protein kinase BUB1 isoform X1 yields MDVGSHLQSFEQSLNNYTGDDPLDPWDRFIKYLEKRLPAEDSKAMSLVLDCLVQRFLQEERYTNDIRYVNYCIKCASYYNEPIKLYSHIYSKGIGTRDAVLYVAWAQQFEQQGLLQQADTVYQRAMENQAKPTDTVLQQYRMFQTRTSGSGAGASAVRNSLQKSNLVNQLQTHRVPSPQCKDPEHLFQLPTDRTVCIISRSENVAVNKPNQGPVVSLQTVSMYRTEDLFCDGSELCFEEVRARQYFVRRKQEKKRREFEDRQRLVREQEEEVMRMNQLLEELESNLCVSSASALPVQQALCTPATDLNPEFLQHSLRHPLLSSNLAIKLYPGFRLNRVQDPRQGMVRESETHLQCDHLRAPITDSLRSQRSVSPSGQLEEVNSSNRCSLHMPEAAMGHLRECTKAPKPFAVASQATSLQASLVQPQPERNPKPFGSVPQKPAAYRSDVQLGGVPYQGGHSHLSSIFQQHNGSNHHEVSVSEAPESEVKLDVSQGGTGNVSHITPNTSLGLVQVTPSRVLPSPTVNTREALDAIMDMFQVPTLLQEDRFRSMPMHPHQAEKSFDAGYQRTGAASFSKPPSAVPFAIFQDENDIKEKCSAAMVDNAKPPRALAEIPLSKPEKQNECQSELIPDESTVWEACYNSLAACPNSTRDFSLSAHLASTPFQNKVPYSWDFEQDQENDQPSGFGGPEEGPFLRQPTKLSPIIEQSPPDGLPETGTECSMRAQGFAEQGTIVGEGLALAQRSLATCSMTEVQHHAPAALSFRDQTAPLTHAEVAVAKSPPSKASKPDWDVYVTPEQSSKPAFPLPQRAPVAEAFLSKSQIYALKSNFDVPTCPEKAPTPAFDIPMSPECAPKSDWLVVKSPEVVVEPDLDAFMSARQRTVGIPLETMDIPVSPEPPKFGSDVTMSPFQSSSKFRMDIPMSPAPEVRNGMDILMSPDQGSKVNMDVPMSPAGQGAAAVELVSDPWDEELISSLLSKLSTPLTSQPNFITWQCKVPSIAPKMTIKMGKGSLRVDCVLGQGAFATVYQATDLNTSEKMILKVQKPANPWEFYINSQLNARLQPSVRHLFNNIHSAHLFQNGSVLLGELYNCGTLLNAVNLYKNLSDKVIPQPLVIYFTVCILHMVEQLHNIHIVHADIKPDNFLLGERFLENKSFDQDNLDHGLSLIDLGQSIDMTLFPEGTAFTAKCMTSGFQCTEMQSGRPWNYQTDYFGIAGTVYCMIFGTYMQVTQEGSVWKTNAVFRRNPHSDLWTEFFHTLLNVPDCSSLPCLRSLRSRLSTVLQQNYSNKLPLLKTRLVIQVLESRTARR; encoded by the exons aTGGATGTTGGTTCACATTTACA GAGTTTTGAGCAAAGTTTAAACAACTATACTGGAGACGACCCACTCGATCCATGGGACAG GTTTATAAAATATCTAGAGAAGAGATTACCTGCTGAAGACTCCAAAGCGATGTCTCTTGTGCTAGATTGTCTAGTACAAAGATTTCTCCAAGAAGAGCGTTATACCAATGACATCCGATACGTAAACTACTGCATTAAATGTGCAAgttattacaatgagcccatcaaACTATACAGCCACATATACAGTAAGGGCATTGGCACCAGAGATGCAGTCCTCTATGTGGCGTGGGCTCAACAGTTTGAGCAGCAGGGCCTGCTTCAACAGGCTGACACCGTGTACCAGAGAGCCATGGAAAACCAAGCTAAGCCAACTGACACTGTCCTTCAGCAATACAG AATGTTCCAAACCAGGACTTCTGGAAGTGGGGCAGGGGCTTCAG CTGTACGGAATTCTCTTCAGAAGTCCAACTTGGTAAATCAGCTGCAAACCCACAGAGTGCCCAGCCCACAGTGCAAG GACCCTGAACATCTGTTCCAACTCCCTACAGACAGAACTGTTTGCAT AATCTCCCGGTCTGAAAATGTGGCGGTAAATAAACCCAATCAAGGCCCGGTTGTGAGCCTGCAGACAGTGTCGATGTACCGTACGGAAGACCTCTTCTGCGATGGGTCTGAACTATGCTTCGAGGAAGTCAGAGCCAGACAATACTTTGTGAGACGCAAGCAAGAGAAGAAACGAAGAGAGTTTG AGGACCGTCAGAGGTTGGttagagagcaggaggaggaggtaaTGAGGATGAACCAGCTGTTGGAGGAGCTGGAGAGTAATCTCTGTGTGAGCTCCGCCAGTGCTCTACCAGTGCAGCAG GCACTCTGCACACCTGCAACAGATCTGAATCCTGAGTTCCTCCAACATTCCTTAAGGCACCCTCTACTCTCGAGCAACCTCGCCATCAAACTCTATCCAGGCTTTAGACTGAACCGTGTACAGGACCCCAGACAAGGCATGGTTAGGGAATCTGAGACGCACCTTCAGTGCGACCATCTCAGGGCTCCCATTACAGACAGTCTGCGCTCACAGAGATCAGTTTCTCCATCTGGACAGTTGGAGGAGGTAAACTCCTCCAATAGATGCTCCCTCCACATGCCAGAAGCAGCAATGGGTCACTTGCGTGAATGTACAAAAGCTCCAAAACCATTTGCAGTCGCTTCCCAGGCAACTTCTCTACAAGCTTCTCTAGTTCAGCCCCAACCAGAACGAAACCCTAAGCCATTTGGGTCGGTCCCACAGAAGCCAGCAGCCTACAGATCTGACGTGCAGCTTGGTGGAGTTCCATATCAGGGTGGTCACTCTCACCTCAGCAGCATTTTCCAGCAGCACAACGGCAGCAATCATCA TGAGGTGTCTGTCAGTGAAGCTCCTGAGTCAGAGGTGAAATTAGATG TGTCACAGGGAGGGACTGGAAACGTGTCCCATATCACTCCGAACACTTCTCTGGGACTGGTGCAAGTCACCCCGTCCAGGGTGCTCCCATCCCCCACAGTCAACACACGGGAGGCACTTG ATGCTATCATGGACATGTTCCAGGTTCCAACCCTCCTGCAGGAGGACCGGTTCCGCAGCATGCCAATGCATCCACATCAGGCGGAGAAGAGCTTTGATGCTGGCTACCAGAGAACGG GCGCAGCTTCATTCAGCAAGCCCCCCAGTGCAGTCCCTTTCGCCATCTTTCAGGATGAGAATGACATAAAGGAGAAATGCAG TGCTGCTATGGTGGACAATGCAAAGCCACCAAGGGCCCTAGCAGAAATCCCTCTGTCTAAACCAGAGAAACAAAAT GAATGTCAATCGGAATTGATACCAGATGAGAGCACTGTGTGGGAAGCATGCTACAACTCCCTGGCCGCCTGCCCCAACAGCACCAGAGACTTTTCACTGTCGGCTCACCTGGCCTCCACGCCCTTCCAAAACAAAGTTCCTTACTCTTGGGACTTTGAGCAGGATCAAG AAAATGATCAACCCAGTGGCTTTGGGGGTCCGGAAGAAGGCCCTTTCCTACGACAGCCCACAAAACTCAG CCCTATCATAGAGCAGAGCCCACCTGATGGGTTACCTGAGACTGGCACGGAGTGCTCTATGAGAGCTCAGGGCTTTGCTGAGCAGGGCACCATCGTGGGAGAAGGGCTAGCCCTGGCCCAGCGAAGCCTGGCTACCTGCTCCATGACTGAAGTGCAGCATCATGCCCCGGCCGCACTGTCCTTCAGAGACCAGACTGCCCCCCTGACCCATGCTGAGGTGGCAGTGGCCAAAAGCCCTCCTTCCAAGGCCTCAAAGCCAGACTGGGATGTCTATGTGACCCCAGAGCAGTCCTCAAAGCCAGCTTTTCCTCTCCCACAGCGTGCACCTGTGGCAGAAGCATTCCTTTCAAAGAGCCAGATCTATGCCCTCAAATCCAACTTTGATGTTCCAACTTGTCCAGAGAAAGCTCCAACGCCTGCCTTCGATATCCCCATGAGTCCGGAGTGTGCACCCAAGTCAGACTGGTTAGTGGTCAAAAGCCCAGAGGTTGTGGTTGAACCTGACTTGGATGCCTTCATGAGTGCCCGTCAGAGAACAGTCGGCATCCCTCTGGAGACCATGGACATCCCCGTAAGTCCAGAACCACCTAAATTTGGCTCGGATGTGACCATGAGTCCATTCCAGTCGTCATCAAAGTTCAGAATGGATATTCCTATGAGCCCAGCTCCAGAGGTGAGGAATGGCATGGATATTCTTATGAGCCCAGACCAAGGTTCAAAGGTGAACATGGATGTGCCCATGAGTCCAGCAGGTCAAGGGGCAGCGGCTGTAGAGCTGGTCTCCGACCCCTGGGATGAGGAGCTGATTTCCTCCCTGCTCTCCAAGCTGTCCACGCCACTCACCTCACAGCCTAACTTCATCACCTGGCAGTGCAAAGTCCCCAGCATCGCACCCAAGATGACCATCAAGATGG GTAAAGGCTCCTTGCGGGTTGACTGTGTACTCGGACAGGGTGCCTTTGCCACAGTCTACCAGGCAACTGACCTCAACACCTCAGAGAAGATGATTTTAAAG GTGCAGAAACCAGCCAATCCGTGGGAGTTTTACATCAACTCTCAGCTGAATGCCCGGCTGCAGCCCAGCGTGCGCCACCTCTTTAATAACATCCACTCTGCCCACCTCTTCCAGAACGGTAGCGTGCTATTGGGCGAGCTCTACAACTGTGGCACCCTATTG AATGCTGTAAACCTGTACAAGAACCTTAGTGACAAGGTGATTCCCCAGCCTCTGGTGATCTACTTCACTGTCTGCATCCTGCACATGGTGGAACAGCTGCACAATATCCACATCGTTCACGCTGACATCAAACCAGACAACTTCCTGCTGGGAGAGAG GTTCCTGGAGAACAAGTCTTTTGACCAAGATAATCTGGATCATGGCCTCTCCCTAATTGACCTGGGTCAGAGCATTGACATGACTCTGTTCCCAGAGGGCACGGCTTTCACTGCCAAGTGTAtgacctcgggcttccagtgtaCAGAGATGCAGAGTGGGAGACCATGGAACTACCAG ACGGACTACTTTGGGATAGCTGGAACGGTGTACTGCATGATTTTTGGAACATACATGCAAGTGACACAGGAGGGTAGCGTGTGGAAGACAAATGCAGTATTTAGAAG aaaTCCCCACAGTGATCTGTGGACAGAGTTCTTCCACACTCTGCTGAATGTACCTGACTGTAGCTCCCTGCCCTGCCTGCGCAGCCTGCGCAGTAGACTGAGCACTGTGCTCCAACAGAACTACAGCAACAAGCTGCCATTGCTGAAGACCCGCCTGGTTATCCAGGTGTTAGAGAGCAGGACGGCACGGAGATAG
- the LOC115174940 gene encoding mitotic checkpoint serine/threonine-protein kinase BUB1 isoform X4: MSLVLDCLVQRFLQEERYTNDIRYVNYCIKCASYYNEPIKLYSHIYSKGIGTRDAVLYVAWAQQFEQQGLLQQADTVYQRAMENQAKPTDTVLQQYRMFQTRTSGSGAGASAVRNSLQKSNLVNQLQTHRVPSPQCKDPEHLFQLPTDRTVCIISRSENVAVNKPNQGPVVSLQTVSMYRTEDLFCDGSELCFEEVRARQYFVRRKQEKKRREFEDRQRLVREQEEEVMRMNQLLEELESNLCVSSASALPVQQALCTPATDLNPEFLQHSLRHPLLSSNLAIKLYPGFRLNRVQDPRQGMVRESETHLQCDHLRAPITDSLRSQRSVSPSGQLEEVNSSNRCSLHMPEAAMGHLRECTKAPKPFAVASQATSLQASLVQPQPERNPKPFGSVPQKPAAYRSDVQLGGVPYQGGHSHLSSIFQQHNGSNHHEVSVSEAPESEVKLDVSQGGTGNVSHITPNTSLGLVQVTPSRVLPSPTVNTREALDAIMDMFQVPTLLQEDRFRSMPMHPHQAEKSFDAGYQRTGAASFSKPPSAVPFAIFQDENDIKEKCSAAMVDNAKPPRALAEIPLSKPEKQNECQSELIPDESTVWEACYNSLAACPNSTRDFSLSAHLASTPFQNKVPYSWDFEQDQENDQPSGFGGPEEGPFLRQPTKLSPIIEQSPPDGLPETGTECSMRAQGFAEQGTIVGEGLALAQRSLATCSMTEVQHHAPAALSFRDQTAPLTHAEVAVAKSPPSKASKPDWDVYVTPEQSSKPAFPLPQRAPVAEAFLSKSQIYALKSNFDVPTCPEKAPTPAFDIPMSPECAPKSDWLVVKSPEVVVEPDLDAFMSARQRTVGIPLETMDIPVSPEPPKFGSDVTMSPFQSSSKFRMDIPMSPAPEVRNGMDILMSPDQGSKVNMDVPMSPAGQGAAAVELVSDPWDEELISSLLSKLSTPLTSQPNFITWQCKVPSIAPKMTIKMGKGSLRVDCVLGQGAFATVYQATDLNTSEKMILKVQKPANPWEFYINSQLNARLQPSVRHLFNNIHSAHLFQNGSVLLGELYNCGTLLNAVNLYKNLSDKVIPQPLVIYFTVCILHMVEQLHNIHIVHADIKPDNFLLGERFLENKSFDQDNLDHGLSLIDLGQSIDMTLFPEGTAFTAKCMTSGFQCTEMQSGRPWNYQTDYFGIAGTVYCMIFGTYMQVTQEGSVWKTNAVFRRNPHSDLWTEFFHTLLNVPDCSSLPCLRSLRSRLSTVLQQNYSNKLPLLKTRLVIQVLESRTARR, translated from the exons ATGTCTCTTGTGCTAGATTGTCTAGTACAAAGATTTCTCCAAGAAGAGCGTTATACCAATGACATCCGATACGTAAACTACTGCATTAAATGTGCAAgttattacaatgagcccatcaaACTATACAGCCACATATACAGTAAGGGCATTGGCACCAGAGATGCAGTCCTCTATGTGGCGTGGGCTCAACAGTTTGAGCAGCAGGGCCTGCTTCAACAGGCTGACACCGTGTACCAGAGAGCCATGGAAAACCAAGCTAAGCCAACTGACACTGTCCTTCAGCAATACAG AATGTTCCAAACCAGGACTTCTGGAAGTGGGGCAGGGGCTTCAG CTGTACGGAATTCTCTTCAGAAGTCCAACTTGGTAAATCAGCTGCAAACCCACAGAGTGCCCAGCCCACAGTGCAAG GACCCTGAACATCTGTTCCAACTCCCTACAGACAGAACTGTTTGCAT AATCTCCCGGTCTGAAAATGTGGCGGTAAATAAACCCAATCAAGGCCCGGTTGTGAGCCTGCAGACAGTGTCGATGTACCGTACGGAAGACCTCTTCTGCGATGGGTCTGAACTATGCTTCGAGGAAGTCAGAGCCAGACAATACTTTGTGAGACGCAAGCAAGAGAAGAAACGAAGAGAGTTTG AGGACCGTCAGAGGTTGGttagagagcaggaggaggaggtaaTGAGGATGAACCAGCTGTTGGAGGAGCTGGAGAGTAATCTCTGTGTGAGCTCCGCCAGTGCTCTACCAGTGCAGCAG GCACTCTGCACACCTGCAACAGATCTGAATCCTGAGTTCCTCCAACATTCCTTAAGGCACCCTCTACTCTCGAGCAACCTCGCCATCAAACTCTATCCAGGCTTTAGACTGAACCGTGTACAGGACCCCAGACAAGGCATGGTTAGGGAATCTGAGACGCACCTTCAGTGCGACCATCTCAGGGCTCCCATTACAGACAGTCTGCGCTCACAGAGATCAGTTTCTCCATCTGGACAGTTGGAGGAGGTAAACTCCTCCAATAGATGCTCCCTCCACATGCCAGAAGCAGCAATGGGTCACTTGCGTGAATGTACAAAAGCTCCAAAACCATTTGCAGTCGCTTCCCAGGCAACTTCTCTACAAGCTTCTCTAGTTCAGCCCCAACCAGAACGAAACCCTAAGCCATTTGGGTCGGTCCCACAGAAGCCAGCAGCCTACAGATCTGACGTGCAGCTTGGTGGAGTTCCATATCAGGGTGGTCACTCTCACCTCAGCAGCATTTTCCAGCAGCACAACGGCAGCAATCATCA TGAGGTGTCTGTCAGTGAAGCTCCTGAGTCAGAGGTGAAATTAGATG TGTCACAGGGAGGGACTGGAAACGTGTCCCATATCACTCCGAACACTTCTCTGGGACTGGTGCAAGTCACCCCGTCCAGGGTGCTCCCATCCCCCACAGTCAACACACGGGAGGCACTTG ATGCTATCATGGACATGTTCCAGGTTCCAACCCTCCTGCAGGAGGACCGGTTCCGCAGCATGCCAATGCATCCACATCAGGCGGAGAAGAGCTTTGATGCTGGCTACCAGAGAACGG GCGCAGCTTCATTCAGCAAGCCCCCCAGTGCAGTCCCTTTCGCCATCTTTCAGGATGAGAATGACATAAAGGAGAAATGCAG TGCTGCTATGGTGGACAATGCAAAGCCACCAAGGGCCCTAGCAGAAATCCCTCTGTCTAAACCAGAGAAACAAAAT GAATGTCAATCGGAATTGATACCAGATGAGAGCACTGTGTGGGAAGCATGCTACAACTCCCTGGCCGCCTGCCCCAACAGCACCAGAGACTTTTCACTGTCGGCTCACCTGGCCTCCACGCCCTTCCAAAACAAAGTTCCTTACTCTTGGGACTTTGAGCAGGATCAAG AAAATGATCAACCCAGTGGCTTTGGGGGTCCGGAAGAAGGCCCTTTCCTACGACAGCCCACAAAACTCAG CCCTATCATAGAGCAGAGCCCACCTGATGGGTTACCTGAGACTGGCACGGAGTGCTCTATGAGAGCTCAGGGCTTTGCTGAGCAGGGCACCATCGTGGGAGAAGGGCTAGCCCTGGCCCAGCGAAGCCTGGCTACCTGCTCCATGACTGAAGTGCAGCATCATGCCCCGGCCGCACTGTCCTTCAGAGACCAGACTGCCCCCCTGACCCATGCTGAGGTGGCAGTGGCCAAAAGCCCTCCTTCCAAGGCCTCAAAGCCAGACTGGGATGTCTATGTGACCCCAGAGCAGTCCTCAAAGCCAGCTTTTCCTCTCCCACAGCGTGCACCTGTGGCAGAAGCATTCCTTTCAAAGAGCCAGATCTATGCCCTCAAATCCAACTTTGATGTTCCAACTTGTCCAGAGAAAGCTCCAACGCCTGCCTTCGATATCCCCATGAGTCCGGAGTGTGCACCCAAGTCAGACTGGTTAGTGGTCAAAAGCCCAGAGGTTGTGGTTGAACCTGACTTGGATGCCTTCATGAGTGCCCGTCAGAGAACAGTCGGCATCCCTCTGGAGACCATGGACATCCCCGTAAGTCCAGAACCACCTAAATTTGGCTCGGATGTGACCATGAGTCCATTCCAGTCGTCATCAAAGTTCAGAATGGATATTCCTATGAGCCCAGCTCCAGAGGTGAGGAATGGCATGGATATTCTTATGAGCCCAGACCAAGGTTCAAAGGTGAACATGGATGTGCCCATGAGTCCAGCAGGTCAAGGGGCAGCGGCTGTAGAGCTGGTCTCCGACCCCTGGGATGAGGAGCTGATTTCCTCCCTGCTCTCCAAGCTGTCCACGCCACTCACCTCACAGCCTAACTTCATCACCTGGCAGTGCAAAGTCCCCAGCATCGCACCCAAGATGACCATCAAGATGG GTAAAGGCTCCTTGCGGGTTGACTGTGTACTCGGACAGGGTGCCTTTGCCACAGTCTACCAGGCAACTGACCTCAACACCTCAGAGAAGATGATTTTAAAG GTGCAGAAACCAGCCAATCCGTGGGAGTTTTACATCAACTCTCAGCTGAATGCCCGGCTGCAGCCCAGCGTGCGCCACCTCTTTAATAACATCCACTCTGCCCACCTCTTCCAGAACGGTAGCGTGCTATTGGGCGAGCTCTACAACTGTGGCACCCTATTG AATGCTGTAAACCTGTACAAGAACCTTAGTGACAAGGTGATTCCCCAGCCTCTGGTGATCTACTTCACTGTCTGCATCCTGCACATGGTGGAACAGCTGCACAATATCCACATCGTTCACGCTGACATCAAACCAGACAACTTCCTGCTGGGAGAGAG GTTCCTGGAGAACAAGTCTTTTGACCAAGATAATCTGGATCATGGCCTCTCCCTAATTGACCTGGGTCAGAGCATTGACATGACTCTGTTCCCAGAGGGCACGGCTTTCACTGCCAAGTGTAtgacctcgggcttccagtgtaCAGAGATGCAGAGTGGGAGACCATGGAACTACCAG ACGGACTACTTTGGGATAGCTGGAACGGTGTACTGCATGATTTTTGGAACATACATGCAAGTGACACAGGAGGGTAGCGTGTGGAAGACAAATGCAGTATTTAGAAG aaaTCCCCACAGTGATCTGTGGACAGAGTTCTTCCACACTCTGCTGAATGTACCTGACTGTAGCTCCCTGCCCTGCCTGCGCAGCCTGCGCAGTAGACTGAGCACTGTGCTCCAACAGAACTACAGCAACAAGCTGCCATTGCTGAAGACCCGCCTGGTTATCCAGGTGTTAGAGAGCAGGACGGCACGGAGATAG